The following are from one region of the Silene latifolia isolate original U9 population chromosome 9, ASM4854445v1, whole genome shotgun sequence genome:
- the LOC141601290 gene encoding uncharacterized protein LOC141601290 — MVNIINRIRGLGAKKLSYAGRITLINSVLNTLHSYWATMFLIPKVRIGRVEAICRNYFWDGSPDYHIVPLVAWDRVTMPKDVGGLGVKKVENWNWAAVGKLVNWVYTKADRLWIRWISNVYLKEQDWQSYSPPADSPWTWKNVCKVKDKLKDGFGENCWLPNENGYTLKNGYKWLCTQQPKVDWCSLVWNSWNIPKHLIITWPIMQEGLNTRAKLFQIGFCEDNLYLICGDQPETITHLFYECHYSCRIRAALAVWMGRAFPTLTELQNGRTCSLQWKAMTMIFNVYLYTIWHQRNITRLHQSVVRPELLVAQIEEMAGRRGCSKAGPGMSNITNGWLSCLQ, encoded by the coding sequence ATGGTTAACATTATCAACAGGATTAGAGGTTTGGGTGCCAAAAAACTCTCTTATGCTGGCAGAATCACTCTCATCAACTCAGTTCTAAATACTCTCCATAGCTATTGGGCTACTATGTTTTTAATTCCTAAAGTCAGAATCGGGAGAGTTGAAGCAATATGCAGAAACTACTTCTGGGATGGGAGTCCTGATTATCATATAGTCCCTCTAGTAGCTTGGGATAGGGTTACTATGCCCAAAGATGTTGGTGGTCTTGGCGTAAAGAAAGTGGAAAATTGGAATTGGGCAGCTGTTGGTAAATTGGTGAACTGGGTGTATACCAAAGCTGATAGATTGTGGATAAGGTGGATCAGTAATGTTTACTTGAAAGAGCAAGACTGGCAGTCTTACTCCCCCCCTGCAGATTCTCCTTGGACTTGGAAGAATGTTTGCAAAGTCAAGGATAAACTGAAGGATGGATTTGGTGAGAATTGTTGGTTACCTAATGAGAATGGTTATACACTCAAGAATGGTTATAAATGGCTATGCACTCAACAACCTAAGGTGGATTGGTGCTCTCTGGTATGGAACAGCTGGAACATTCCCAAGCATTTAATCATTACGTGGCCTATTATGCAGGAGGGACTAAATACCAGAGCTAAGCTATTCCAGATTGGCTTTTGTGAGGACAATCTTTATTTAATCTGTGGAGATCAACCTGAAACGATCACTCACTTATTCTATGAGTGTCATTACAGCTGCAGAATCAGGGCAGCTCTTGCTGTCTGGATGGGGAGAGCTTTTCCTACTCTTACTGAACTCCAGAATGGTAGGACATGCAGTCTACAATGGAAGGCAATGACTATGATTTTCAATGTTTATCTTTACACGATATGGCATCAGAGAAACATCACCAGACTCCATCAGTCTGTTGTGAGGCCTGAACTGTTAGTTGCTCAGATAGAGGAGATGGCAGGAAGAAGAGGGTGCAGCAAAGCTGGCCCTGGGATGTCTAACATCACTAATGGGTGGTTAAGCTGCTTGCAATGA